CGACGTGCTCGCCACCGGCGGTACCGCGGAGGCGTCGATCCAGCTGATCCACCGTGCCGGAGCCGATGTGGCCGGGGTCGCGGTCCTGATGGAACTGGGCTTCCTCGCCGGTCGCCCCCGTCTGGAGGCGGCCCTGCGCGGGGCGCCCGTGGAGGCGCTGCTCACCATCTGAACGCGGTGTGCGCACCGCCGTGCACGAACGGGCGGGCCCCGGAGGAATCCGGCGCCCGCCCCTCGCGTTTCACCGGTACACGGCCCTCACACCGGCCTGGAGGCGATCCTGGAGCGCAGGATCGCTACGATGGGTGCTCCGGAGCCTGACCGGGGACCCGGATCGCGCACGAGGAGCCCTCTTGCCAGACGAGGCCCAGCACCTGACAGCCGCCAAGCCCGAGTCCGCCTCGGCGCCCGCGGCCACCCCCGCGTCGCAGGCGCCGGACGACAGCCGCGGCCCGGCCGAGCACGACCGTTCCGCGCCCGCCGACGGGCCGGCCGAGCAGCCCCGTCCCAAGCCGGCTCCGCCCGAAGGCACGACAGCGGCGCCCGCCGGCCGTCAGGCGCCCGCCCCGCAGCAGGCCGCCCGCTCCGGCTCCTCCAACCGCGTCCGCGCCCGTCTCGCCCGGCTCGGCGTCCAGCGCCAGAACCCGTACAACCCGGTCCTGGAGCCGCTGCTGCGGATAGTGCGCAGCAACGACCCGAAGATCGAGACGGCCACCCTGCGCCAGATCGAGAAGTCCTACCAGGTCGCCGAGCGCTGGCACCGCGGCCAGAAGCGCAAGAGCGGCGACCCGTACATCACCCACCCCCTCGCGGTGACCACGATCCTGGCCGAGCTGGGCATGGATCCGGCCACCCTCATGGCGGGCCTCCTGCACGACACCGTCGAGGACACCGAGTACGGCCTGGAGGACCTGCGCCGCGACTTCGGCGACCAGGTCGCCCTGCTCGTCGACGGCGTCACCAAGCTGGACAAGGTGAAGTTCGGCGAGGCCGCGCAGGCCGAGACCGTGCGCAAGATGGTCGTCGCCATGGCCAAGGACCCCCGGGTGCTGGTCATCAAGCTCGCGGACCGCCTGCACAACATGCGGACCATGCGCTACCTCAAGCGGGAGAAGCAGGAGAAGAAGGCGCGCGAGACCCTCGAGATCTACGCGCCCCTCGCCCACCGCCTGGGCATGAACACCATCAAGTGGGAGCTGGAGGACCTCGCCTTCGCGATCCTCTACCCCAAGATGTACGACGAGATCGTCCGCCTGGTCGCCGAGCGGGCCCCCAAGCGCGACGAGTACCTGGCCATAGTGACCGACGAGGTGCAGGCCGACCTGCGGGCCGCCCGCATCAAGGCGACCGTCACCGGCCGCCCGAAGCACTACTACAGCGTCTACCAGAAGATGATCGTCCGCGGCCGCGACTTCGCGGAGATCTACGACCTGGTGGGCATCCGCGTCCTCGTGGACACCGTCCGCGACTGCTACGCGGCGCTCGGCACCGTGCACGCGCGATGGAACCCGGTCCCCGGCCGGTTCAAGGACTACATCGCGATGCCCAAGTTCAACATGTACCAGTCGCTGCACACGACGGTCATCGGCCCGAACGGCAAGCCGGTCGAACTCCAGATCCGTACGTTCGACATGCACCGCCGCGCCGAGTACGGCATCGCCGCGCACTGGAAGTACAAGCAGGAGGCCGTCGCCGGCGCCTCGAAGGTGCGCTCGGACCAGCCGAGGACCACCGGCAAGGACGACCACCTCAACGACATGGCCTGGCTGCGCCAGCTCCTCGACTGGCAGAAGGAGACCGAGGACCCGGGCGAGTTCCTGGAGTCCCTGCGCTTCGACCTGTCGCGCAACGAGGTCTTCGTCTTCACGCCGAAGGGCGACGTGATAGCGCTCCCGGCCGGTGCGACACCGGTGGACTTCTCGTACGCGGTGCACACCGAGGTGGGCCACCGCACGATAGGAGCCCGGGTCAACGGGCGTCTCGTGCCGCTGGAGTCGACCCTGGACAACGGCGACCTGGTGGAGGTCTTCACCTCCAAGGCGGCCGGGGCGGGGCCGTCCAGGGACTGGCTCAACTTCGTCAAGTCACCGCGCGCCCGCAACAAGATCCGCGCCTGGTTCTCCAAGGAGCGCCGCGACGAGGCGAT
The window above is part of the Streptomyces sp. NBC_00425 genome. Proteins encoded here:
- a CDS encoding RelA/SpoT family protein — protein: MPDEAQHLTAAKPESASAPAATPASQAPDDSRGPAEHDRSAPADGPAEQPRPKPAPPEGTTAAPAGRQAPAPQQAARSGSSNRVRARLARLGVQRQNPYNPVLEPLLRIVRSNDPKIETATLRQIEKSYQVAERWHRGQKRKSGDPYITHPLAVTTILAELGMDPATLMAGLLHDTVEDTEYGLEDLRRDFGDQVALLVDGVTKLDKVKFGEAAQAETVRKMVVAMAKDPRVLVIKLADRLHNMRTMRYLKREKQEKKARETLEIYAPLAHRLGMNTIKWELEDLAFAILYPKMYDEIVRLVAERAPKRDEYLAIVTDEVQADLRAARIKATVTGRPKHYYSVYQKMIVRGRDFAEIYDLVGIRVLVDTVRDCYAALGTVHARWNPVPGRFKDYIAMPKFNMYQSLHTTVIGPNGKPVELQIRTFDMHRRAEYGIAAHWKYKQEAVAGASKVRSDQPRTTGKDDHLNDMAWLRQLLDWQKETEDPGEFLESLRFDLSRNEVFVFTPKGDVIALPAGATPVDFSYAVHTEVGHRTIGARVNGRLVPLESTLDNGDLVEVFTSKAAGAGPSRDWLNFVKSPRARNKIRAWFSKERRDEAIEQGKDAIVRAMRKQNLPIQRILTGDSLVTLAHEMRYSDISALYAAIGEGHVSAQNIVQKLVQALGGEEAASEEIDETVPPSRSRGRKRRSNQDPGVVVKGVDDVWVKLARCCTPVPGDPIIGFVTRGSGVSVHRSDCVNVESLSREPERILEVEWAPTQSSVFLVAIQVEALDRSRLLSDVTRVLSDQHVNILSAAVQTSRDRVATSRFTFEMGDPKHLGHVLKAVRGVEGVYDVYRVTSARRP